In Nicotiana tabacum cultivar K326 chromosome 17, ASM71507v2, whole genome shotgun sequence, one DNA window encodes the following:
- the LOC142171815 gene encoding uncharacterized protein LOC142171815, with translation MEVIEKYKYCGRDYKADSRLNGTTSLNTHLKKCQKIPRKVDNTQTQLCLQKDGQINGGVLWIFEQGLVRRALVEMVITKELPFSFVVKKGVKKFMSIAQPLFNVPSRRTITRDYFQVYGKERLKALN, from the coding sequence ATGGAGGTGATAGAGAAGTATAAATATTGTGGTCGTGATTATAAGGCTGATTCACGTTTGAATGGAACAACATCATTGAATACTCATTTAAAAAAGTGTCAAAAAATACCACGGAAAGTTGATAATACTCAAACACAATTGTGTTTACAAAAGGATGGGCAAATTAATGGTGGGGTGCTTTGGATATTTGAACAAGGACTAGTTAGGAGGGCTTTAGTTGAGATGGTAATTACGAAGGAATTACCTTTTAGCTTTGTTGTAAAGAAAGGCGTTAAAAAGTTTATGAGCATAGCCCAACCTCTATTTAATGTTCCTTCTCGTAGGACGATTACAAGGGATTATTTTCAAGTTTATGGTAAAGAGAGGCTTAAAGCCTTAAACTAA
- the LOC107822983 gene encoding uncharacterized protein LOC107822983, with protein MGSCLSKKNASTCTSLAVSSTNQGTKPNTLQVEKKKVEGQIVRKEIFVIKHRISHEGSICSKDSKDNVKKATENANNSNGESGKKNATIIVPAPVWRRRSSSCTKEDVDAILVQCGRLSRSSSTNKGLSFESCDNTKNHSRSRSYSISKKSYDFDNENTSGGSRRVSRSPGRRSESPATASNCANLASADANGSNVRPDTELISTAAIQRIQVKRNVGASSPRARSRSPARVSAKVSNENKNFQQQPLPLSRSNSRKKEDFPFRRNPLSEIGTTVVTEHMPFHGLKPVNPQKLNAENATNGKVVQQGTEDILSIAKATLDYGLTDVNGKVKELRQLAQEAKALTTVEGNAAVNVVASRFESLVPQGIRRSRSSRLSWDLDINLGVKSNPTQSYTELLLEDIQNFHQKSSNSAFSLPPCVTKACSILDAVADLNSSTSSSLSSAFSDDRRRNPKVEQLNKNTDTSLGTTPQGKKRLQIKEPYVESEVALSDDLIKSPIIQKYVTFGRGTDGGYLEDPESSGSNSSVGGQRCWFSPSSRGPNSADSWSPSKSYSRLHVNPLAFQKHTVSEYGRDLDEDKRRITANTRDSDNQQRGIGRNRTPRGPHTISMAAAAASTY; from the exons ATGGGTAGTTGTCTGAGCAAGAAGAACGCTAGTACTTGTACTTCTCTTGCAGTTTCAAGCACAAATCAAGGAACCAAACCTAATACCCTGCAAGTAGAAAAGAAGAAAGTAGAGGGACAGATAGTGAGAAAAGAAATCTTTGTTATCAAACACAGGATAAGCCATGAAGGGTCTATCTGTTCTAAAGACTCAAAAGATAATGTCAAGAAAGCAACTGAAAATGCCAACAACAGTAATGGGGAATCTGGCAAGAAGAATGCTACTATTATTGTACCAGCACCAGTGTGGAGGAGGAGGAGTTCAAGTTGTACCAAGGAAGACGTTGATGCTATTTTAGTACAATGTGGGAGGCTTAGCAGGAGCTCATCCACTAACAAAGGTCTTTCCTTTGAATCTTGTGATAATACCAAGAACCACAGTAGAAGTAGAAGCTACTCTATTTCCAAGAAAAGTTATGATTTTGACAATGAGAATACAAGTGGTGGTAGCAGAAGGGTGAGCAGATCTCCTGGTAGAAGATCTGAATCGCCAGCTACTGCTTCCAACTGTGCTAATTTGGCTTCTGCTGATGCTAATGGGAGTAATGTAAGACCAGATACTGAGCTGATTTCTACAGCTGCTATTCAGAGGATTCAAGTGAAGAGAAATGTGGGTGCTTCATCTCCTCGTGCTCGGTCCCGGTCTCCAGCAAGGGTGAGTGCAAAGGTATCAAACGAAAACAAGAATTTCCAACAGCAGCCTTTGCCCCTTAGCCGCAGCAATTCCAGGAAAAAAGAAGATTTTCCTTTCAGAAGAAATCCTCTCAGTGAGATTGGCACCACTGTGGTCACTGAGCATATGCCCTTTCATGGACTCAAGCCTGTCAATCCCCAG AAGCTGAATGCAGAAAATGCAACCAATGGCAAAGTTGTTCAGCAAGGAACTGAGGATATACTTAGCATTGCCAAAGCAACTCTTGATTACGGCCTTACAGATGTTAATGGCAAAGTCAAGGAGCTGCGGCAGCTAGCACAAGAGGCTAAAGCATTGACAACAGTTGAGGGGAATGCAGCAGTGAATGTGGTTGCTTCAAGATTTGAAAGCCTTGTACCCCAGGGAATAAGAAGAAGCAGGTCATCCAGGCTATCCTGGGACCTAGACATTAATCTTGGAGTTAAGTCAAATCCTACTCAATCATATACTGAATTATTGCTTGAGGACATACAAAACTTTCATCAGAAGAGCAGCAACTCTGCATTTTCACTCCCACCTTGTGTAACAAAAGCTTGCTCCATATTGGACGCAGTTGCTGACCTTAACTCAAGCACTAGTTCCAGTTTATCCAGCGCTTTCTCTGATGACAGAAGAAGAAACCCCAAAGTTGAGCAACTTAACAAGAATACTGATACTTCTTTAGGAACCACTCCTCAGGGTAAAAAGAGGTTACAGATAAAAGAGCCATATGTGGAATCTGAGGTTGCTCTAAGTGATGACTTAATTAAGTCTCCTATCATACAGAAGTATGTAACCTTCGGAAGGGGAACTGATGGAGGTTATTTAGAAGATCCAGAATCTTCAGGAAGCAACAGTTCTGTTGGTGGTCAGCGGTGTTGGTTTTCCCCATCCTCCCGAGGACCAAATTCAGCTGATTCTTGGTCTCCTTCAAAATCTTACAGTAGGCTTCATGTGAATCCACTAGCCTTTCAAAAGCATACAGTATCTGAGTATGGCCGTGATTTGGATGAAGATAAAAGAAGAATTACTGCAAATACGAGGGATTCTGACAACCAGCAACGTGGAATAGGTCGCAACAGGACACCTAGAGGACCTCACACAATATCTATGGCAGCTGCTGCTGCTTCAACTTATTAG